The sequence below is a genomic window from Chelonoidis abingdonii isolate Lonesome George chromosome 6, CheloAbing_2.0, whole genome shotgun sequence.
GGTTTCTGAGAACAAAGTTAGGGAAAAGTATGTTGTTTTgtctcattgatttttttatttttatttttttaacaaccATTTTGTTGAGAAGCTTTAGTGCATCCAGGTATTGGAGcagaaacttgaaatttggctGGGGGTTTCACCATGATATCAACCATGTGCCCtttgctgtccccatgaaaatctgcccgcATCTAGCAAAGTTAAAAGCCTCTGAAAAATTACAGTTTGGACATCCGCTGTAGAGGTTTGTTAGAGGCAGGCAGCATTATATTCCAAAGATTTATCTGCACTGAGAATCCTCCATTGCCACACAACTCTTGGGTCAATATGGTTCTAGGTGAATAAAATGCTTATAAAAGGTTACACgctttgaaaaatcagaccctagAACTCTCAAGTTGGGCTCCTAATGTTAGTAGACATTTGAAAAATTTGTTCTTAATCTCCCAGTGGTTCAATTTCTTatctgcaaagtggggataatatCTTACACTGGAAAGGTGTtgtaaagataaattcattaatgtttgtgaatgGTTCTGGGTGTCATAGAAGAGTCCATGAGaaatttaataattttgtattcagtgcaGGTTTTAAGTACTATGCAGTAAATAAGACATGGGGCCATACActgaatgatgaggataaaaagGCATAGTGACCAGATatccatcttgtgcactgaatgaggcaaggtcctgtagaaaaaatagtaaataaaggTTATCTTAATGCACATTGACGAAGGAGCCAAATTAAGGTTcaacaggcaaccttaattctggcagttttctgacttttgagtgtttgattttgtgACCTTAATGTTCTTAGCACAGTGCTTTTGTGTGTAATATGCATGCTCAGTAGGGACAgactcttcagagattttagctgccaAGCTATACTAAGTCTCCACTAAtcttcagaggcttataacttggccaaatttgagtggatttttcacagggatggcaaacacacacacatctgacCCAAAGCCCTCCTCAGCCCTTCCTCTCCAGCCAATTTTAAGTTGCTGTTCCAAAGCAAGGGGACATTAGATATCCTCAAAGAAAAAGTTACCAATGTTTTAATTTGGACAAAACAATGGGTTTATCCCtaacctcattcttggaaatggctgaagtGTTTTAACTGAACTTTTCCCCCAGAAAAGTTCATCATCAGGTAGATATccagcatgtaaaatttcagccatAACACTTGCAGTTTGGaaagttataagtaactgaatCAGTGTCTTATGGTGgtaagtgtcaggcaaccttaatatcgagtggtgctaccagccctgcTTATCATCGGGATGACTGGATCACTGCTGTAAAAAGTTATTTGTGACATATGTCATGAATTTTGCATATATAACTACAAAACTGTAGAGGGATGATGATAACTTCTCCATTTGAAGCTGCACGGAGAATTTTAGGCAGTCATATTAATTTTGGCTGGAACATGGATGCAGAGATTTCCACTCTTACAGAAATGATCACAAGATCTTTTAATTATTGCAAGATTTCACAACCTCCGTTTTTATACCTCCCAAAGATGAAgcataggattttcaaaagcacttaaatgatttaggagcacatGAAAGTCACttgcatgcttttgaaaatttcatctgACACCTCCAGCAACACAATGGCATGTTATGATATGCAGGATCAAGTTCAAAAAATGACTTAGATAAAATATTACTTTCTAGTGTCTCACCACACCATTTCCTTACACCATCTAAGATTTCATTGCTCTTCCATCCAGATACTGACCAGACCTGATTTTAGTTAATTTGTGAGACCTGATGAGATCACAGCCAAAGTCTCCTTTTATAGACCTCAGTACTTCCTTACTTGGTAGAACTACGTTAATTATGTTGTTTGCATTAGGAACAACTTTTTGCTGTAGTCAGTGAACTGGTAAATgcttaaaatgatttattttctgtttgtgaataaATGCTTTTTACGTTTATGACATGTGTTATCACAATAGATATGTTTTGCTATCTGATATGCAACTCTTATTGTCCAGCACCAGTTTTTATAAATTAAACATGTATGGACTGTAACAACTATGTGCTACAACAAATGAATTTATTTCTGGGTTTTCTAGAAATAAATAGCTGAGATTTCCTGTCCAACAATCCTTTAGAAGCACAGATAAAATGACTTCCTGTCTCACTATTTCCTGTATCCATGGTAACCTCTCTTTAACCACTCGCTGTGGAAGAACCTATGGGAAGAATGTTTCCTGAGTGAACAGTTGCAAAACCTAGGGCAAAGCGTGAGCGCTCTAATAAACTGGAATGTTGCTAAGAAAAGTCTTACAGCAAGTCTAAAAAGTAAACTTGTAAGTAAGTCCAGTGAACTGCCTCACAAGCCAACTGATAATATGAATTTGTCGTTTGGGGTAAGACCTTTTGGGGTATATTTTGAACTTAACTGGGCTCACTTAAAAGTTAAATTCAAAAAGGGAATGAAATGTTACTGATGAAAAGAAACCTGTTTCAATGTATAAAAAAAGTCAGTATGTATTTCTTTATAAATGCCAGTGAAGCTTTAAaacttttcatatatataaaaataaggaaaagaatttACAATGTGTTGAATTTACTGAAAGCCATTGTTATGACAGAATTAGTTGCTTTTAAATGGTAACTGATCAAATATATTTCAACTAGCTTGGCAAGCATATTCATTTTACCTTTCTTTTACTCTATTTTTAATTCACTTCTAATATAGGGCAATTGCCTAAGAAGCAGTTTAATCTTTATGATGTTTAACTATTTAGTGTCAAAAGAGAGAAGAAGTAGAATACAGTATTTAAAAGTACTGTTTGTTCGTTTATATGGCATATTGGCTGAGAATATTAAAAATTATCTCAAAGAGttgcatctgttttttaaaattatacaaaTAGAACCATAGAACTTTAAATGAGCGATATTtacaaatttgatttttttttttatctctaatAGCTAAGTCAGAGATGACTGAGAAAGCCAAAGACAGGGATATGTGTGGACTTCAGAGTTCTGTACCCTGCACAGGAGTATTCCTCCATATCCttaactgttttcttttgttgctgcTCCTGAAAGAGGTACTTGGCTGTCCATCTGTCTGCCAGCTCTGCACTGGGAAGCAAGTTAACTGTCGTAACTTAGGTCTTTCAAGCATTCCAAAGAACTTTCCAAaaagtacagtacttgtataccTCAGTGGGAATAATATATCGCATGTAATTCCAAATGAATTAACAGGCCTTCAGAAGCTTGCTGTGCTCTATTTGGATAATTCCAGCATTTCATATGTGCATCCAAAGGCTTTTGTTGAACTTAATAAACTGTGCTACTTACATCTAAATAATAATCACATAAAACGTATGGATCCAGGAATATTTGAAGGGCTTTCAGATCTTCATTGTTTATACCTTCAGAATAATCAAATATCTTTTGTTCCTAGAGGATTATTTAGTGGTCTCATTTCAGTTCGATACTTAACGCTTGAAAGAAATCGCCTCAGTATCCTTGGACGTGGCACTTTCTTGGGAATGATTAGTCTTCAAAGGCTTAACCTAGCCAACAATAAGATTTCACGGATATCAGATACAGCATTTCATCATCTTGGAAACCTTGTGTATTTGTACCTTGAAGGTAATAATTTAACACATGTGCCATCAAAGGCCATTGGAATACTTAGAAATCTAGGAAGACTTTCCTTGTCTCACAACCCTGTTGGATCAATACATCCTTTTGCATTTAAAGGACTTGACAGGCTTgaatatttatctttaaaaagtgcaaaaataaaaagcattatcATGAATGGATTTGCTGGATTAAATAACcttaaaaagttaattttaagCCATAATGATTTAGAACATGTAAATTCCAACACTTTTAGTTCGTTGCATAATTTAATGTACTTGCAACTAGACAAGAATAAAATAGTTAGTATTGGTgataatacatttgaaaaaatggGATCTTCTTTAAAGATTCTAAATCTAGCATCTAACAACCTTACTGATTTGCAGCCTAAAGTGCTCAAGCCTTTGGTTTCATTAGCTCATCTACAGGCAAATAACAACCCTTGGAACTGTAGCTGCACACTGCTTGGGCTACGGAATTGGCTAGCATTATCTTCAATCTCTGTCAAAATCCATTGTCAAAATCCCCCAAGTATGCGTGGTAGACCTTTGCATTATGTTAAATGGACCGAATTTACAAACTGTGCTATCACTACCACTAATCCAGAAACAGCCTGGAGTGTAGCATCTGTCGGTATCCATCATAGCACTGCCACTTTAGTAATGGCATGGCACATGGTAACCACATATGATACACTTGTACATTTGGAAAATGCTGGAACTAAACGTGTTACTTTCTGGGGAAGAGCTCCAACCACATCTGCCAGTCGATTTCTTTATGAAGAATACGCTGCTGGGAATCCATCAGAAGCAACGACAGTGTTATCAGTATTACCAGTGCAAACAGCTGCACAGATCGTGCCAGTTAACTTGACCATGGAACAGAAAAGTGTATTTCCTCCAGATGCTGCATCTGTATCCTTAAAAACATCTCTAATCTGTACACAgcaggtggagaaactgaatcAGGCATTTGACAttttattagcctttttcatTTTAGCTTGTGCTGTGATCCTTTTTCTAATCTATAAAATTGTCCAGTTTAGACAGAAGCTGAAGATGCTGGGAGACACGGGGGAAAAGGGAATAGAGTACTACAGTTCTTACCAGGCTGGTAGATACAACGTAACTGATCCAGTTCAGTCCCTACCTCAAAATCCAATGAGAAGTTCAGAATTGGACCAAATTAAGCTTCTCAAACGAACAATGCCTGAAAGTCAGGCACAGGTCATCTTGTTTGAACATTCAGCATTGTAACTTATTCAGTTAGACTTTTGATGTTGAATCTATTGTGGTTTGAAATGTCAAGAAATCAAGTGCATTAAGTTCTCTTAAAAATAGTTGAAGTTTCTCTGTTCGGTTAACTGGTTGATGGTTTTGTGGAGACTGTTATAATCTGGAATTGATAGCATGATTCTTACTCcaaacaggattctctgctgctttcacttactCCAAATGTCACTGAATTTCTTGAATTTTAATAGCTATATTGTCATTTGAATCTTAAGCCTGTGTCATGGACAAATCTCATTCTACTCTGTCCCCATTTGAGAGAACTTTTCATTCATAACTCCTGCAGCTAAAATTGAGTGTTCTCCCTGTGTGAGAAGCTAAAACTATGCTTTTAAAAGCTTTTgttcttttcaaatatttattattattattaaattattcatAGAAGCAACATAAAACAGCTTGTAAATGAGTAAGCAAAACTGATGGTGATTGTTGTTGTCAGCATCATGAAGCTGAAATAGTTGTGTGAGAAAATGGTTTTCTTAGGAAGATAGTCTCTTAATATGTGAATAGTAATTCATAATGAGTATCTGAAATGGAGCAGAAAACAAAAGGGATGCACATTCCTTTTCATTTAACTTGGATTAAGTTAAATTTTCTGAGAAACAGGCAAAATAAactatatattatttgtatttaaatacaaatatatattgcTAATTGTTACAGTGTGTATAATATGTATATTAAAACAAGATATACAATATAATTCATTATCCAAAAATCATAGTTATCCGAATACACAGTATGTCCTCCTATGTTAGTTAATAGCATTTCCATTTTTTCAAATGCCCAGTTATCCAAAAGTTTTGGCTGTCTCCCAGGCATAGGCAGCAGGTGGCTAAGGCTAGAGGGGGCTCAGCCTCcctaaatctctctctgcctctgtggtGTAGCCACAAGTGGGTTGATTGGGTCTTAGCACCGAGGCCCACCCAAATCTGAGCACCAGCCACAGTGCTTAAAGTGAGGGGGATTATGGAGGTGTCTCagccctagattttttttttttttttttttttttaagattgagCCAGGTTACCAAGGGACAGTCTTTTAGTAGAGCTGCTGCTACTTCATACCATTCTGCACATCTCTGCTTCCCCATCAACACAGGCTCTGATTGGCTTTCAGCTGCCAAACAATCAGGTTTTGACCAGGGCCCCCACCCAGCAATGGATGAGGGCAGGGCATGCCTTCATCAATAGGAAAGGAAGTAACCTGAGCTGGGTGGCATTGGATGGAGATGGAGCCTGTATTGATGGGGAACAGAacaaagtctgggactgggagcaggagccTGTTTGCCAGGTCTCAAGACCACTCCCTGGTGCAACCACTTCTCTCACACTCATGCAGAAGAGGGACTCTGTCCCTTAGCACCTAGCTCTGGTTACTGCTTTCCCATGGTCTCCCATCTCCCACAGCTAATCTGATTGTAGCCAGCATCTGCCACCCACCCATGGCTATGGTTGGATTGAGGCACGTTTCTGCAAATGAAGAGGCAGTAGCCAAAGCTGGATGGTGTAATAGCAGAACCACTTCCCTGCTGCCATAACAGAGCAGTGGCCAGGCCATATtagagtggcattgtgacctggcacgCAGGGTCTTACTACTTCCAGTCTCTGGTCTGCTCCCACATAGACACAAGCTTATGTGTGACTATGCCCTTGGTGAAGCCTTCCGCCCCTAAAATTCACCATCCTCCCAGGTCATGTGGATAAACAGAAGTGAACTGTGTATTGTTTGTTCATGTATGCATATATCGTCTATCTGCATATCATACTAACTGGAAAATAGGGTATATAGAGAAATAAATTTTCCTGTACATTGAAAAAAGGACTTCATAATATCCAGCATCAGAGGCCTAGATAATTATTCCTCAAGAGGAGGAATTTTTTCATCCCGAGGTTAATAGTTTTTTTCCTATGAACTTGAAAATGCCAGTTTTTGTTTCATTCGTCATcccatttaagattttttttagttaaacatGCTGTATTATTAAATAGCCTTTGCTGAGGGGTGTATTTTGAATCACAAAGTGAAATGACTTTGTCTCAGCCAGTACCAGAGATCTAGCTCTTAAGATCAGGATGCATCTTGAATAAATCTAAATTAGTTTTTAATTTGTACCTTGCATCTTTTTTAGTTATTTATATTTACTCAGAAAATTGTTTGATTATGTTTGCTGGTATCCTGGGGTGTGTGTTAAACTGttctaattttcttttattttggggCTGTATTTATTTGATGTTTTCCTCCCCAAACAATGTGAATGATAGCATTAAAAAGGCGATAGAAGTTTGTCACAACCACtaatttagggtcagattttcagccaATCCTAAACTGGGTCTCCATTTTTGTAGGTGCAGTTTTGCATCCATAGGTGTGCGCACCAGAAATATAGATAATTTTATGTATCTAAGCAACCAAATTTACAAGCACAATATTTATGCTTACAGTTTTGCACCAGTAACATGTGTCCCCAAATGTACTTTTACAACTATGTATGCTATAGAGATGTTAAGTATAATATGCACATATATTTAGAGAGGAGGAAAGCATGGAAAATGTTTCTTGCCTTGGATTCAGATTTAAAATGTGCTTTAGATAGCATGGTCATTGAAGCTGAAACAAAGCCAACATCTTATCTTCTTGCCCCACTGTGCTTATTGTCACATTCTGGTTCATACATAGAATTCATTGATCTGGTGGTGTTAGGTTTTCTTGTGGGGTTAGTAACAATTACAAACTATGAAAtgagtggatttttaaaaaactttctgtCTTCCTAAACAATCTGTGACATTTTATAAGTCTGTCCTTAGTAATAAGGGACCAGTATAATCTCCTAGGTTAAAAAAGTCCACATGGCTTCTCTCATAATAGAAGGGAGCATATGGACCATGCTTTTcagtttttatacattttttccttAGATTAGAGGTTCTCAGTCTTTCAGAGTATCGATTACATTTTAATACAGCAACCTCTCAAAATCAGACTGTCCTCTCATTTTTGATTGCGTAACATTCCTGAGGCAGCTCCAGCCATTGCTTACATGCACAAGTGATAATAGGTAattatttaatgtaattttagGCTGTTTCTCTATGTGATTTATTAGTTGGAATGAGGAGAAACCAGTTCCATGTGACCAGCAAGTGCTCCGTGGACCACAAGCATTCCACTGACCGCAGTTAGTGAAATGCTTCTTTACATTTTCTTCAAGATGATGTTGATATGGAAGcaattttgagaaaaaaatttcATTGTAGAAGGAAAAGCTTCAttggtctgatttttcaaagtgctaAACACCCAAAAATCCTGCTAATGTTGATATAAGGTTTGGAATCAGGCTGGGGGGgcggtatttttttttctattaaaggAAGCATGCATTAATTTTCCAGTATTCAcatttaatatatctttttgaattcAAATGCTATTTTAGTAAATGAAAAGAATGATATTCATTGTGGTGTATTTCTGGAGTTATTCCCACCCTCCTAGCCCATGGAGAAAAAGAATAACGCTTCAATCTACCCTTGCCACCTCTGCTACCCTTGGCCAATAGGGAACTGATCTGAATCTTCTTCCACCTCTGTACTTTTCCTCCTAATCTttaaggaagggaaacaaagctTCCAGTTTCCCAATCCAacttctcttctccttctctcctccttccccctcctccccccccagaaGGAGGTGATCTCACAACTCTCTGACAGACTAACAGGATATATACATtaggggcagggacagtgtggTTGAGTACCCACATTTTGATTCTTTGGGGtatatgttttattaaaatgatgGTAGTCGAAGTTTGTCTACAGTAGTTTGGTATGTTGTTAAAATGGTGAAGCTGAATTTTTGCACAGACCTATTAGAATAATAAATGTGAATGGATAGCTTGATTGATGGAGTAGGGAAAGGGTAAACATTTATAATATTTTCCCTGGAACCCACACCATTTGGATGCTACATCtcactttcatttttattctgagaaaataaatatataataaaacaagAGCTGTAGAACTAAACGTGCCACAAGTATACGTACTACATCTTAGTGTACTTTTAATTATAGCATAGGTTTTTACATGCAGACAGGCCCTTCCACCAATTAAAATAGTGTTTATGGTATCAGCTGCAGCATTGGAGCCGGGTCCTACAGCCCTTACAAACAGGAGATATAAACAGACAGTATTGGATCCTAAGTCTTTTTCACAGGATCCCAGAGAAAAGTTGTGCTCTGACTAATGAGGAAAATGCAATTGTTATGAAAGCACCACCAactagtaataaaaatatttttattggctGAAATCAAACTATATGGAATAAGAAGAGGTGCTTACTGTTTTATATATTAAACTCCTACTATAGACAAT
It includes:
- the LRRC70 gene encoding leucine-rich repeat-containing protein 70, with product MTEKAKDRDMCGLQSSVPCTGVFLHILNCFLLLLLLKEVLGCPSVCQLCTGKQVNCRNLGLSSIPKNFPKSTVLVYLSGNNISHVIPNELTGLQKLAVLYLDNSSISYVHPKAFVELNKLCYLHLNNNHIKRMDPGIFEGLSDLHCLYLQNNQISFVPRGLFSGLISVRYLTLERNRLSILGRGTFLGMISLQRLNLANNKISRISDTAFHHLGNLVYLYLEGNNLTHVPSKAIGILRNLGRLSLSHNPVGSIHPFAFKGLDRLEYLSLKSAKIKSIIMNGFAGLNNLKKLILSHNDLEHVNSNTFSSLHNLMYLQLDKNKIVSIGDNTFEKMGSSLKILNLASNNLTDLQPKVLKPLVSLAHLQANNNPWNCSCTLLGLRNWLALSSISVKIHCQNPPSMRGRPLHYVKWTEFTNCAITTTNPETAWSVASVGIHHSTATLVMAWHMVTTYDTLVHLENAGTKRVTFWGRAPTTSASRFLYEEYAAGNPSEATTVLSVLPVQTAAQIVPVNLTMEQKSVFPPDAASVSLKTSLICTQQVEKLNQAFDILLAFFILACAVILFLIYKIVQFRQKLKMLGDTGEKGIEYYSSYQAGRYNVTDPVQSLPQNPMRSSELDQIKLLKRTMPESQAQVILFEHSAL